One genomic segment of Equus przewalskii isolate Varuska chromosome 13, EquPr2, whole genome shotgun sequence includes these proteins:
- the C13H5orf47 gene encoding uncharacterized protein C5orf47 homolog: protein MAAAGGGRTRPPAACVYVARFGAHRCGGVLQLGGRRSPGLGATCSRAGAPDGGGRPPGPGPRPPAAPSDERASSAQSSPAPAARAGLTQKNLAKKFDFPIPLNEASKILKKKKKVLAWNRVYKVISRMLEENEKYRLRLKRQQLSSENSDHTG from the exons ATGGCGGCGGCTGGCGGGGGGCGGACGCGGCCTCCGGCGGCCTGCGTCTACGTGGCCCGCTTCGGCGCGCACCGGTGTGGCGGTGTGCTGCAGCTGGGCGGCCGCCGGAGCCCGGGGCTCGGGGCCACATGCAGCCGGGCGGGCGCGCCGGACGGTGGAGGGCGGCCCCCCGGCCCCGGGCCCAGGCCCCCCGCGGCCCCCTCGGACGAGCGGGCGTCGAGCGCGCAGAGCAGCCCCGCGCCGGCGGCACGTGCAG gtttaACTCAGAAGAATTTAGCTAAAAAGTTTGATTTTCCGATACCTTTGAATGAAGCTtccaaaatactgaagaaaaagaaaaag GTTTTAGCATGGAATAGAGTATACAAAGTCATTTCTAGAAtgcttgaagaaaatgaaaaatatagactCAGGCTGAAACGCCAGCAATTATCTAGTGAAA ACTCAGATCACACAGGATGA